Proteins from a single region of Cydia splendana chromosome 9, ilCydSple1.2, whole genome shotgun sequence:
- the LOC134793580 gene encoding isovaleryl-CoA dehydrogenase, mitochondrial: MAALVCVKRVLSQCAGKTSLRCMSHYPIDEHVFGLSSEQQQLRQAVFDFAQKELAPKAAEIDKNNSFLELREFWKKLGNLGVLGITASPDYGGTGGKYSDHCVIMEELSRAAGGIALSYGAHSNLCVNQINRNGTHEQKSKYLPKLCSGEHIGALAMSEPGAGSDVVSMKLRAEKKGDYYLLNGNKFWITNGPDADVLVVYAKTDTTTAKPQHGITAFLIEKDFPGFTTAQKLDKLGMRGSNTCELVFEDCKVPTTNILGELNKGVYVLMSGLDLERLVLAAGPVGLMQAAIDAAFEYAHTRKQFGRNIGEFQLMQGKMADMYTTLSACRSYLYNAARACDEGHVNSKDCAGVILYCAEKATQVALDAIQILGGNGYINDYPTGRILRDAKLYEIGAGTSEVRRMLIGRALNNEYK, from the exons ATGGCTGCGCTCGTATGTGTGAAACGTGTTTTGAGTCAATGTGCTGGTAAAACTAGTTTAAGATGCATGTCGCACTATCCTATTGATGAACATGTGTTTGGATTATCCAGTGAACAACAGCAG CTGCGACAAGCGGTCTTCGATTTCGCCCAAAAGGAATTAGCACCAAAGGCCGCTGAAATCGACAAGAATAATTCATTCTTAGAACTAAGGGAATTTTGGAAGAAACTAGGCAATTTAGGAGTTTTAG GAATAACGGCCAGTCCTGATTATGGCGGCACCGGCGGGAAATATTCCGACCACTGCGTTATTATGGAAGAACTGTCCAG AGCTGCAGGTGGCATCGCGCTGTCGTACGGAGCCCATTCCAACCTGTGCGTCAACCAAATCAACAGAAATGGAACACATGAACAGAAAAGCAAATATTTGCCCAAA CTATGCTCTGGTGAACACATAGGCGCGCTGGCCATGTCGGAGCCCGGTGCCGGCAGTGACGTCGTCTCTATGAAACTGCGAGCCGAAAAGAAGGGCGACTACTACCTGCTCAATGGAAACAAGTTCTGGATTACTAATGGCCCAGACGCAGACGTTTTAGTG GTATATGCTAAAACCGATACAACTACAGCCAAACCGCAGCACGGCATAACGGCATTTTTAATAGAAAAGGACTTCCCCGGATTTACAACTGCCCAAAAACTGGACAAATTAGGGATGAGAGGCTCCAATACATGCGAGCTAGTGTTCGAAGACTGCAAG GTCCCAACCACGAATATTCTTGGCGAGCTTAACAAAGGGGTATACGTCCTCATGTCTGGCCTAGACCTGGAGCGCTTAGTGCTGGCCGCTGGGCCCGTCGGGCTAATGCAGGCTGCTATCGACGCGGCTTTCGAATACGCCCACACTAGGAAACAGTTCGGACGGAATATTGGCGAATTTCAGTTGATGCAG GGCAAAATGGCTGATATGTATACGACACTAAGCGCGTGCCGCAGCTACCTGTACAACGCCGCCCGCGCATGCGACGAGGGCCATGTGAACAGCAAGGACTGCGCAGGGGTCATCCTTTATTGTGCAGAGAAGGCCACGCAAGTTGCGCTAGACGCTATTCAGATACTGG GTGGCAATGGGTACATTAATGATTACCCTACTGGAAGAATTCTAAGGGACGCCAAGCTTTATGAAATTGGTGCCGGGACTTCGGAAGTCAGAAGAATGTTGATTGGGCGAGCTTTGAACAATGAATATAAATAG
- the LOC134793581 gene encoding bifunctional peptidase and arginyl-hydroxylase JMJD5: protein MPPLNDVLQKLDDFKVNISITELQELSLACRATLKDLLNDTKAIEKSDVIQIQAILDYMHEQINVGNWKDVKPFLRRTITIASYLKLLAHIKFSDELTENVLRESLKIIDHGIIFGCPLEKDPNLLHNCASYLNEIYAQSHTIKAIKLPTSPKTSVKEYNATSLEIVDRPSMEQFYKNHILAEKPVILDNCISHWPALTKWQDQTYLIKLAGLRTVAIEIGREYTESDWTQKLMTVEEFINNHIYNSDGSTGYLAQYQLFDQVPELKNDITEPEYCCFSDDNDPVDIMAWYGPKGTVSPLHHDPKRNLLAQVVGEKQIFLFSPEDSEFLYPHEHELLSNTARVDPRKADLESYPKYKDAKPYYCILRPGQLLYIPPKWWHFVESLSVSFSVSFWWT, encoded by the coding sequence ATGCCACCGCTAAACGATGTTCTGCAAAAACTCGATGACTTCAAAGTAAATATATCAATAACTGAGCTTCAAGAGCTAAGTTTAGCTTGTCGGGCAACATTGAAAGATTTACTTAATGATACCAAGGCAATAGAAAAGTCAGATGTTATACAAATTCAAGCAATACTTGACTACATGCATGAGCAAATAAACGTCGGAAATTGGAAAGATGTGAAGCCATTCTTACGAAGAACTATAACAATAGCATCATATTTAAAGCTCCTAGCCCATATCAAGTTCTCAGATGAACTTACAGAAAATGTACTTAGAGAATCCTTAAAAATAATAGATCATGGTATAATTTTTGGCTGTCCATTGGAAAAAGATCCAAACTTACTTCATAACTGCGCATCTTATCTAAATGAAATCTACGCACAATCACATACAATCAAAGCTATTAAATTACCGACTAGTCCAAAGACCTCAGTAAAAGAATATAATGCTACTTCATTAGAGATAGTAGACCGCCCAAGCATggaacaattttataaaaaccaTATCTTAGCAGAGAAGCCTGTTATTTTAGACAACTGCATAAGTCATTGGCCTGCATTGACAAAATGGCAAGATCAAACCTATCTGATTAAGCTCGCTGGGCTGAGAACAGTTGCAATAGAAATTGGTAGAGAATACACAGAATCTGATTGGACACAAAAACTCATGACAGTTGAAGAATTTATAAACAACCACATATATAATTCAGATGGGAGTACAGGTTACTTGGCTCAATATCAGCTGTTTGATCAAGTTCCAGAGCTAAAGAATGATATAACAGAACCAGAATACTGTTGTTTTTCTGATGACAATGACCCCGTGGATATCATGGCTTGGTACGGCCCTAAAGGAACTGTGTCTCCTCTTCACCATGACCCTAAAAGAAACCTGTTAGCTCAAGTTGTGGGTGAAAagcagatttttttattttcaccaGAAGATTCAGAATTCTTGTACCCTCATGAACATGAATTACTCAGTAATACAGCAAGAGTGGATCCTAGAAAGGCTGATTTGGAAAGTTATCCTAAATACAAAGATGCTAAGCCCTATTATTGCATACTGCGGCCTGGGCAGTTATTGTATATTCCACCTAAGTGGTGGCATTTTGTGGAGTCACTGTCTGTAAGTTTTTCAGTTAGCTTTTGGTGGACATAG